The Candidatus Atribacteria bacterium genome has a window encoding:
- a CDS encoding peptidase U34: MCDTIVAVGSASEEGFTLFGKNSDREPDEAQNILIVPPKKHDLKATVQCTYLTIPQVQETARVLLCQPFWMFGAEMGANEYGVVIGNEAIFTREKPEKIGLTGMDLVRLGLERSRNARQALEIIIKLLEEYGQGGNCGYRFKLKYMNSFLIADQKEAYVLETVKNWWAWKKIKDIWSISNIISLQKDYDSCSEGLIDNAIKKGYCKKSEDFNFRKCYSAKFMTWAAKGAEREKRSRILLSQRKRRLTTRDFINILRDHGENPQWNPHQRSVATLCLHAADKLFRRTQTVCSLVAKTGDSGQFFYTTGASNPCISPFFPVFSPDTTIPGEYR; this comes from the coding sequence ATGTGTGACACTATAGTAGCTGTAGGTTCTGCTTCCGAAGAAGGCTTTACCCTTTTTGGAAAAAATAGTGATCGAGAACCTGATGAAGCCCAAAATATCCTTATAGTTCCCCCTAAAAAGCATGACTTAAAGGCCACCGTTCAATGTACCTATTTGACCATCCCCCAGGTTCAAGAAACTGCCCGTGTATTGCTTTGTCAGCCTTTCTGGATGTTTGGTGCAGAGATGGGTGCCAATGAATATGGAGTAGTTATCGGTAACGAGGCAATATTTACCAGAGAAAAGCCGGAAAAAATAGGCCTAACCGGCATGGATTTGGTTCGCTTAGGTCTGGAAAGAAGTCGAAATGCCCGGCAGGCATTAGAAATTATTATTAAATTATTGGAAGAGTATGGACAGGGAGGCAATTGTGGTTATCGATTTAAACTAAAATACATGAATAGTTTTTTAATTGCCGATCAGAAAGAAGCTTATGTCTTGGAGACAGTTAAAAATTGGTGGGCTTGGAAGAAAATTAAGGATATATGGAGTATATCTAATATAATTTCCTTACAAAAAGATTATGATTCTTGCTCTGAAGGGTTAATAGATAACGCTATTAAAAAAGGTTACTGTAAAAAAAGTGAAGATTTTAATTTTCGAAAATGTTATTCAGCTAAATTTATGACCTGGGCTGCTAAGGGTGCAGAACGGGAGAAGCGATCCCGAATTTTACTTTCACAGAGAAAGAGAAGATTAACTACCAGGGATTTTATCAATATTTTACGAGATCATGGGGAAAATCCACAGTGGAATCCTCACCAGAGATCTGTTGCTACCTTATGCTTACACGCAGCGGATAAATTATTTCGCCGAACCCAGACGGTCTGCTCTCTGGTTGCAAAAACTGGTGATAGCGGGCAATTCTTTTATACTACAGGAGCATCTAATCCTTGTATAAGTCCCTTTTTCCCTGTCTTTTCTCCTGATACTACTATTCCGGGGGAGTATAGAG